The proteins below come from a single Garra rufa chromosome 3, GarRuf1.0, whole genome shotgun sequence genomic window:
- the c3h4orf54 gene encoding uncharacterized protein C4orf54 homolog: MAASEKTLIYREDTDSFRNLLSKRDMRLIAAQEESNYVDLNDLLELKLDDTKTVKVTLTGDSGQLAIIKSISGMSESQDEHKPKVNDTQHKCTVEECVENSNSFEIPQADKNDTDCIEKTEQKPKSPNLDTKSLESNYNEQYNEVYMSSRSESDDEVTVVLSDHETPEVHEDESHYITTHEIQLLELDHDVDYDFETGSSWDIEDDLQVYSFVDYASFDSDETIGEKEATVQSNQDNTSEAVLSSKPESNLCDADKCASSDESLSKNQNTAGQIHLSIKATSRAVNEPSSIQEQAKGTSRYVLRGVDAKGDKVCDNAKCFIAVPGRLHFGSKLKSKDVNEYSSGASSAVSELDDADKEVRNLTARAFKSLAYPYFDAINFSTSSESSASEHGLGINTWSTFVDLKYGKRRDQNLVAHKGSTSNFHFAKKRDGKGITGLTLTSMRAPPVEIFALNGNLVSRKNASSTTKKKELMGKFTQGQSGLIRLTETLNFRCNVKSGQPVNESTGGSRSTDEVTNTLPSAQGSEASMQPCNAGETMEDTHKKAIFASSLLKNVISKKMQFEQERKMERGEICEAHHAPSPCFGTHEAHREKAAKKDSKGLQRQSSKFSEADSDFTIVCVDDLGDIVDGNSSDAKDDGRKEESLTSASETNLESANDTKKGAFEASKSTLLRSQNSAFRSWRDGELEFQKEHKNDKTPEEKALRECPGETSFSVESASGRHTKMSHLFVPSIQLPSAERDLRKPPSNVSSSTRDQTESGALKMRSNTLYVSDATRNAVTSKSPEIKISLRSVRDNKSDPFNIAKLLTPNLGCKTAEDNRCQALATAFKGESFDKVPHFIVRDIRDNKGKLQTPIHQVRDVRKLVKSSYHFVSLDNNDNKSSHSTSDGEHKPLKQSPYLNSASLSPIVIKCQSVNTNSNVKQSGNLIDPPKRRFPEDIVEADRSTPHVAVANRLPKQEVPTGLKIETSTQKQDKTSDASEKKSEPKMANQAALEKLQAAVKTMEQLYVFDKNEWKRKTEPRPITDSHVLSLITREEHTVEEQESNSSSTPADRLLRRDSTSNLIELLPKKDEKSLTIPVAREEQNGLKPLTGTPCKKPLATKAAQMHVASPASLSSKAVAAKSPKVPVSLKISQPKRVLEKRERPNGSETEFAPLQFTSTADAENYLTIPVKPQATSAIKPTMAGLGKTAVYTIPTGGGQTQTASPPGSYLVHSESRGHPSPKRSSFVMETRSPDTPTATIYHTPLPITMQAAQPQVICFSPTVQPSPIPTDHFQATQRKMLLDPTTGSYYLVDTPVQPSTRRLFDPETGQYVDVPMPQQPPMTPVPLPISPLALGPGAYGQTYMFYPGYMPTTMIPARTIQSQLSMQSEADDGDKSHSHMGQQEDGAYMESPYYMPSGKSSQTSSMAQHVKTSRLSNSKQPVISITSQQGPRIIAPPSFDGTTMSFVVEHR; the protein is encoded by the coding sequence ATGGCAGCATCGGAGAAAACGCTTATTTACCGAGAAGACACTGATTCGTTTAGAAACTTGCTTTCCAAACGGGACATGCGACTGATAGCCGCACAAGAAGAGTCAAATTATGTGGATCTGAACGACCTGCTGGAACTAAAATTGGATGATACAAAAACAGTGAAAGTGACACTTACTGGGGACTCTGGTCAACTGGCAATAATTAAAAGTATTAGTGGCATGAGCGAATCACAAGACGAGCATAAACCAAAAGTAAACGACACACAACATAAATGCACAGTGGAGGAATGCGTGGAAAATTCAAACTCTTTTGAAATACCTCAAGCCGATAAAAACGACACGGACTGTATCGAGAAAACAGAGCAAAAGCCCAAATCCCCAAATTTGGACACTAAGAGCCTGGAAAGCAATTACAATGAACAATACAATGAAGTTTATATGAGCAGCAGAAGTGAATCGGACGATGAGGTCACAGTGGTGCTTTCAGATCACGAAACGCCTGAAGTCCATGAGGATGAATCGCATTATATCACAACCCACGAAATCCAGCTTTTGGAGTTGGACCACGATGTGGATTACGACTTTGAGACGGGATCCAGCTGGGATATCGAGGACGATCTCCAGGTCTACTCGTTTGTCGATTATGCGTCTTTTGACAGCGATGAAACGATAGGGGAAAAAGAGGCGACTGTGCAAAGCAACCAGGATAATACGAGCGAAGCAGTGCTCAGCAGTAAGCCTGAAAGCAATCTCTGCGACGCGGACAAATGTGCCAGCTCAGATGAGAGCCtgtcaaaaaatcaaaatacagcCGGGCAGAttcacctgtcaatcaaagccACTTCCCGCGCTGTGAATGAGCCAAGCAGCATCCAAGAGCAGGCAAAAGGCACAAGTCGCTACGTTTTGAGAGGAGTGGATGCCAAGGGTGACAAAGTGTGTGATAACGCAAAGTGTTTTATTGCTGTGCCGGGGCGCTTGCACTTTGGCAGCAAACTGAAAAGCAAAGATGTGAACGAGTATTCCAGCGGTGCGTCCAGCGCGGTGAGCGAGCTGGATGACGCTGATAAGGAAGTGCGCAATCTCACTGCCAGGGCGTTCAAAAGTCTGGCGTACCCATATTTCGATGCCATAAACTTTAGCACTTCTAGTGAGTCTTCTGCTTCAGAGCATGGGTTGGGAATAAACACGTGGTCGACGTTTGTTGACCTAAAGTATGGCAAGAGAAGAGATCAAAACTTAGTAGCACATAAAGGCTCCACATCCAATTTCCATTTTGCCAAAAAGAGGGATGGTAAAGGGATAACGGGCTTGACTTTGACTAGCATGCGCGCGCCCCCCGTAGAGATATTTGCACTAAACGGAAATTTGGTGAGCCGCAAAAACGCATCGTctacaacaaaaaagaaagagcTCATGGGGAAGTTTACGCAGGGGCAAAGTGGCCTCATAAGGCTGACCGAAACGCTCAATTTTCGATGCAATGTCAAATCCGGGCAGCCTGTAAACGAAAGCACTGGAGGATCACGTTCCACAGATGAAGTTACAAACACCTTGCCAAGCGCTCAAGGGAGTGAGGCCAGCATGCAACCCTGCAATGCAGGGGAAACCATGGAAGACACACACAAGAAAGCCATATTCGCATCGAGCCTCCTCAAAAATGTCATTTCTAAGAAAATGCAGTTTGAGCAGGAGCGCAAAATGGAGAGGGGCGAGATATGCGAGGCGCACCATGCACCCTCTCCGTGCTTCGGGACGCACGAAGCGCACAGAGAGAAAGCAGCCAAGAAAGATTCCAAAGGGCTGCAAAGGCAAAGCTCGAAATTCTCAGAAGCCGACTCCGACTTCACGATCGTCTGCGTGGACGATCTGGGCGACATAGTAGACGGCAATTCAAGCGATGCCAAAGACGACGGGCGCAAAGAAGAGAGTTTGACGAGTGCATCAGAAACCAATTTAGAGTCGGCGAATGATACTAAAAAAGGAGCATTCGAAGCATCTAAAAGCACGCTGCTTCGCAGCCAAAATAGCGCGTTCAGATCGTGGAGGGACGGCGAGCTAGAGTTTCAAAAGGAACATAAAAACGACAAAACTCCTGAGGAGAAAGCGCTACGCGAGTGTCCGGGGGAAACCAGCTTCAGTGTCGAGTCAGCGAGCGGCAGGCACACTAAAATGTCACATTTGTTTGTGCCAAGCATACAGCTTCCGTCCGCGGAGCGGGACCTCAGAAAACCGCCATCGAACGTGAGTTCCTCCACGCGTGATCAAACAGAAAGCGGAGCTTTGAAAATGCGTTCAAACACACTCTATGTGTCAGACGCGACGCGCAACGCTGTGACATCGAAGTCCCCCGAAATCAAAATAAGTTTGCGGAGCGTTCGGGACAACAAAAGCGACCCGTTCAACATCGCGAAGCTACTCACTCCCAATTTAGGCTGCAAGACAGCTGAGGACAACAGATGCCAAGCGCTCGCCACGGCTTTCAAGGGTGAGTCGTTTGACAAAGTGCCTCACTTTATAGTCAGAGACATTAGAGATAACAAGGGCAAGCTACAGACCCCCATTCACCAGGTTAGAGACGTGCGTAAACTGGTTAAGAGCTCATATCACTTTGTGTCTTTAGATAACAACGACAACAAATCTAGCCACTCGACTTCTGATGGAGAGCACAAGCCATTAAAGCAGAGTCCTTATCTGAACTCAGCCTCTCTTTCGCCCATAGTGATTAAATGCCAGTCTGTGAATACAAATAGCAATGTGAAGCAATCTGGAAATTTAATAGACCCTCCCAAGAGACGATTTCCAGAGGATATAGTCGAGGCCGACAGGTCCACTCCTCACGTTGCTGTAGCTAACAGGCTGCCAAAGCAAGAAGTGCCAACTGGATTAAAAATTGAAACAAGCacacaaaaacaagacaaaacaagcgATGCATCTGAGAAGAAAAGCGAACCCAAGATGGCCAACCAGGCCGCTTTGGAAAAATTACAAGCCGCTGTTAAAACAATGGAGCAGCTGTATGTTTTTGACAAGAACGAGTGGAAGAGAAAAACAGAGCCACGGCCGATAACGGATAGCCATGTGCTCTCGCTCATCACCAGAGAGGAACACACCGTGGAAGAACAAGAAAGCAATTCTAGCTCCACTCCCGCTGATAGATTGCTAAGACGAGATTCAACCTCAAACCTGATCGAACTGCTACCTAAAAAAGATGAGAAGTCGTTGACTATTCCAGTCGCCCGGGAAGAGCAAAACGGCCTTAAACCGCTCACAGGAACGCCTTGTAAGAAGCCATTAGCCACAAAGGCAGCGCAAATGCACGTTGCATCACCAGCATCTCTGAGCTCCAAGGCCGTTGCAGCTAAATCTCCGAAAGTACCTGTTTCCTTGAAGATATCGCAGCCGAAGCGTGTACTGGAAAAGAGGGAGAGACCGAATGGCAGTGAGACCGAGTTTGCACCATTACAGTTCACTTCCACAGCAGATGCGGAGAACTACTTAACCATACCAGTGAAGCCTCAAGCAACGTCCGCCATTAAGCCAACCATGGCTGGATTGGGCAAAACGGCTGTTTACACAATCCCAACTGGAGGTGGTCAAACCCAAACAGCCAGTCCGCCTGGTTCCTACCTGGTTCACAGTGAATCTAGAGGCCATCCGTCACCAAAACGTTCATCTTTTGTCATGGAGACACGGTCCCCAGATACCCCTACCGCCACTATTTACCACACACCCCTGCCTATCACAATGCAAGCTGCTCAGCCTCAAGTCATTTGCTTCTCCCCAACGGTTCAACCCTCTCCCATCCCCACAGATCACTTCCAGGCAACCCAAAGAAAGATGCTTCTGGATCCCACCACGGGAAGCTACTACTTGGTGGACACTCCGGTGCAACCATCAACCAGGCGTCTCTTCGACCCGGAAACTGGGCAGTATGTGGACGTCCCGATGCCGCAGCAGCCTCCCATGACCCCCGTCCCACTGCCAATATCTCCTCTTGCTCTCGGCCCGGGAGCTTACGGCCAAACTTATATGTTTTACCCGGGATACATGCCAACCACGATGATCCCCGCACGCACTATTCAGTCCCAGCTCTCTATGCAGTCGGAAGCAGATGATGGGGATAAATCCCATTCACACATGGGACAGCAGGAGGATGGAGCATACATGGAGAGCCCTTATTATATGCCATCTGGGAAGTCGTCGCAAACATCCTCTATGGCTCAACATGTTAAAACCAGCAGGCTGAGCAACAGCAAGCAGCCTGTCATTAGCATCACCTCCCAGCAAGGGCCAAGGATCATCGCTCCCCCCTCCTTCGATGGCACCACCATGAGCTTTGTGGTGGAGCATAGGTAA